Sequence from the Rhodohalobacter sp. SW132 genome:
ACTGCGTTTTGGTTCCAGGTCATTCAGGTCGCCGATGTAATCTTCTTTGATTGGATAATAGCTCATAGTCGTTGTTTGTCTGTTTAGATGATGTTTAAGAGAAAAAGGGGACAGGTAATGTACTACCTGTCCGTTTCAATCTCCAGACGGCTACCGGCTAAAGTCGCCGCGCTGGGCCTCGCGCTCCATCTGCTTTTTAAGCACCGTTTGCCTGTGTTGGCAGAGGGTGTGGCAGATGCTGCTATGGGCCATAGACATGCCGCCGGATTGCAAAGCCGTTGCAATTTTCAGGACCAACTGGGCTCCCTTCACCGACTGGTCGCTCATCTGGACCAGGGCCTGACCGGCTTCCGTTTCTTTGGCCAGGTCGTTTTTGAACGCAGCCACCCCGCGTCCGACCGCCTTCTTTGCAATCAGATCAGAGTTTTTCATGATGGCAGAGATCATCCGGCTAACGGCGATGACCTCATCCGCGCCCCGGCTCATGCTGTATCCGGCCTCGGTTTGGCTCATGGATTTCTGAACTTTTCCTTTAACAACGGACAAAGCTTGATTTATCCGGAGTTTCTTTTCCACCAGTTTATTTCTTTTTTCTTCCCTTGCTTTCGGGTTGATAATTAACTGCTCTTGCAGGTATTGCCTCCAGTACTCGTAGGTTTTTTCCATGGTTCGAATATCTGAGCTAAGTTTAATCAGCTCATTTTCATCTTTGACTTTTCCAAATTTCTCAGGATTGGCCATAAGCTCACCGTGGGCCACTTCCAGTCCATCCCGTTTTACAATAATAGAAAAATCCCGCTGTGCATCCTTCGGATCGGAAAACGTCTGCTCGAATCCCTTTTCCACCGACTCTTTGCTTTTCTTTAACAGCTCGTCGAACCTGTCAATCTTCCAGAGTTCCTGCTTTAGCTTTGCAAGTCTCCGTTCCATGCCAACCTGTGTGTTTTCAAGATGAATCCGCTCCTTCGCCCGCATCCAACCGGTCACTTCCTGAAGGGCGGGTTTTAGCTCAATCTTTAGCTCTCTGCGTTGGACATACTCATCGAACGACTGACCAAACCTTTTTTCCAAGCCGCCTTTACCAAACGATCGACCAAGACTGCTGGCCTTGATCCTCATCGCCCCGTCGGTAATCACCATTCCGGCTCCTTTCTTTTCGGCCCAGAGCCCTTTCCCGGCCAGGGTGTCATCGAAGGATTTCCAATCGGTTTGGCGGCTAAGCTCGTTGCGCAGCTCCAATGCACGCTCGCGAACGGTCTTGTAGTTTGGATCATCAATACCAATACCGGCCAGCGCCTCATTGACCCGAACGGTGAGCTTCCGTTCGTTTATGCTCAGCTGCGTTGGACCATCAGCCTCTAACGGCGTCTGCTCCCAGCCTTTTTCAATTTCTATTTCTTTTAGAAGGCTGCGCAGCCGGTTGCGATCGCCCCACCGATCCACCGCTTTGAAGTGGTCCATCTCCACCCGGTTGAATGCGATATGCATATGTTTGTGATCGGTGTCTTTATGGGCGACAATCAGCGCTTGATTGTTCTCCAGTTTCAGCTCCTTTATGATCCGATCAGCCACCTCCAGCATCTGCTCTTTGGATGGGGCATCTGTTTTACCCCAGCTCACCGACACGTGATAGGCCGGGGCTTGGACTCTCTGGCTTTGCCCTGCTATAAACTCCATGTCTTGAATCACAGCCTCTCGTTTAAGATCAGAGAGGTGGCGCCCTTCGCGCCACTGCTCTTTCTCCGGTTGAGTGATGTAGTTAATGAGTTCCCGAAAGTCCTTACCATGTGATATCTTTGCAACCATTAGACGACCTCCCGAACCAGGGTTTTCATATTTGCTAAATGGTGCTCAA
This genomic interval carries:
- a CDS encoding relaxase/mobilization nuclease domain-containing protein — its product is MVAKISHGKDFRELINYITQPEKEQWREGRHLSDLKREAVIQDMEFIAGQSQRVQAPAYHVSVSWGKTDAPSKEQMLEVADRIIKELKLENNQALIVAHKDTDHKHMHIAFNRVEMDHFKAVDRWGDRNRLRSLLKEIEIEKGWEQTPLEADGPTQLSINERKLTVRVNEALAGIGIDDPNYKTVRERALELRNELSRQTDWKSFDDTLAGKGLWAEKKGAGMVITDGAMRIKASSLGRSFGKGGLEKRFGQSFDEYVQRRELKIELKPALQEVTGWMRAKERIHLENTQVGMERRLAKLKQELWKIDRFDELLKKSKESVEKGFEQTFSDPKDAQRDFSIIVKRDGLEVAHGELMANPEKFGKVKDENELIKLSSDIRTMEKTYEYWRQYLQEQLIINPKAREEKRNKLVEKKLRINQALSVVKGKVQKSMSQTEAGYSMSRGADEVIAVSRMISAIMKNSDLIAKKAVGRGVAAFKNDLAKETEAGQALVQMSDQSVKGAQLVLKIATALQSGGMSMAHSSICHTLCQHRQTVLKKQMEREAQRGDFSR